A genomic window from Hyla sarda isolate aHylSar1 chromosome 10, aHylSar1.hap1, whole genome shotgun sequence includes:
- the LOC130293270 gene encoding nicotinamide N-methyltransferase-like, translated as MDSGSRKLYHVHGFDSRQFLEHYVSDKPDMVFEEDFLIFPIENFVKTFRPGHIRGDVLIDLSIGSMIHYLYAPSEFFKHIIILKVRNRCILELKRWLNTRTGAFEWGHATKIHVDIEGKSIELQDKEGKVKEAAQHVAKCDLEKENIMDPVILPLADCIISAWLLDAISKDKDDYVRYIRKFSQLLKPGGHLILVGNVDMSYYTVGKDKLHAITYDEDFVRKTLVGEGFVIDICVSKKATEMRRSKTVSLKERNFNDKESLFSQELNK; from the exons ATGGATTCCGGCTCCCGTAAGCTCTATCATGTACATGGATTTGATTCCAGACAATTCCTGGAGCATTATGTTTCAGATAAACCTGATATGGTCTTTGAAGAGGACTTCTTAATATTTCcaattgaaaattttgtgaaaacttTCAGGCCTG GTCATATAAGAGGAGATGTCCTGATTGACCTCAGCATTGGTTCCATGATTCACTATCTCTATGCACCCAGTGAGTTTTTCAAACACATCATAATACTGAAGGTCCGAAACAGATGTATCCTGGAGCTAAAAAGATGGCTGAACACACGTACTGGAGCATTTGAATGGGGGCATGCCACAAAGATTCATGTAGACATAGAAGGAAAGAG CATCGAGTTACAGGACAAAGaaggaaaagtgaaagaagccgcTCAACATGTAGCAAAATGTGACCTCGAGAAAGAAAATATAATGGATCCGGTGATCTTACCACTGGCAGATTGTATCATCAGCGCTTGGCTCCTAGATGCTATCTCCAAAGATAAAGATGACTATGTCAGATATATCAGGAAGTTCTCACAGTTACTGAAACCTGGAGGACACCTTATATTAGTTGGAAATGTAGATATGTCATATTACACAGTCGGGAAAGACAAGCTCCATGCTATCACATATGATGAGGATTTTGTCAGGAAAACTCTAGTTGGAGAAGGATTTGTTATTGATATCTGTGTGAGTAAGAAGGCCACAG AGATGAGGCGAagcaaaactgtgagtttaaaggAGAGGAATTTCAACGATAAAGAATCATTGTTTTCTCAAGAATTGAACAAATGA